Proteins encoded by one window of Agelaius phoeniceus isolate bAgePho1 chromosome 5, bAgePho1.hap1, whole genome shotgun sequence:
- the PACSIN2 gene encoding protein kinase C and casein kinase substrate in neurons protein 2 isoform X1: MSGSYDDSVGVEVSSDSFWEVGNYKRTVKRIDDGHRLCNDLMNCIHERARIEKVYAQQLTEWAKRWKQLVEKGPQYGTVERAWCAFMSEAEKVSELHLEVKGSLMNEDFEKIKNWQKEAFHKQMMGGFKETKEAEDGFRKAQKPWAKKLKEVEAAKKAYHAACKEEKLAISRETNSKADPALNPEQLKKLQDKVERSKQDVLKTKEKYEKSLKELDNATPQYMENMEQVFEQCQQFEEKRLRFFREVLLEVQKHLDLSNVASYKNIYRELEQNIKTADAVEDLRWFRANQGPGMSMNWPQFEEWSADLNRTLSRREKKKASDGVTLTGINQTGDQVSQPNKHSSSLSVQSNTVQSVQSSYNPFEDEEDTGSTVSEKEDNKIKNVSSYEKNQSYPTDWSDEESNNPFSSTDANGDTNPFDEDTPPAMEVRVRALYDYEGQEQDELSFKAGDELTKIENEDEQGWCKGRLDNGQVGLYPANYVEPIQ, from the exons ATGTCTGGCTCATATGATGATTCCGTTGGAGTAGAAGTTTCTAGTGATAGCTTCTGGGAG GTTGGAAATTACAAGAGGACAGTAAAACGAATTGATGATGGCCACAGACTTTGCAATGATCTCATGAACTGTATTCATGAACGGGCACGGATAGAGAAGGTCTATGCTCAGCAGCTCACAGAATGGGCTAAAAGGTGGAAGCAACTCGTGGAGAAAG GCCCACAGTATGGAACAGTAGAAAGGGCTTGGTGTGCTTTTATGTCAGAAGCTGAAAAAGTGAGTGAACTACATCTAGAAGTAAAAGGTTCACTGATGAATGAAGATTTTGAAAAAATCAAGAACTGGCAGAAGGAAGCCTTTCATAAGCAAATGATGGGAGGATTTAAGGAAACCAAAGAAGCAGAAGATGGATTTAGGAAAGCTCAGAAACCCTGGGCAAAAAAGCTGAAAGAG GTGGAAGCTGCTAAGAAAGCTTACCATGCTGCCTGCAAGGAGGAGAAACTGGCTATATCCAGAGAAACAAACAGCAAAGCTGATCCAGCACTGAATCCTGAACAACTCAAGAAATTACAAGACAAAGTGGAGAGAAGCAAACAAGATGTACTAAAG ACAAAAGAGAAGTATGAAAAGTCACTGAAAGAATTAGATAATGCCACTCCTCAGTATATGGAGAACATGGAGCAGGTAtttgagcagtgccagcagtttGAGGAAAAGCGGTTGCGTTTCTTCCGAGAAGTGTTACTGGAAGTCCAGAAACACCTTGACTTGTCCAACGTTGCAAG ttacaaAAATATCTACCGTGAGCTGGAACAGAATATCAAAACAGCAGATGCTGTTGAAGACTTGCGGTGGTTCAGAGCTAATCAAGGTCCAGGGATGTCAATGAATTGGCCTCAGTTTGAG GAGTGGTCTGCAGACCTGAATCGCACTCTCAgtagaagagaaaagaagaaggCTTCTGATGGAGTGACTCTGACTGGCATCAATCAGACAGGAGACCAAGTTTCACAGCCTAACAAACATAGCAG CAGTCTTAGTGTCCAGAGTAACACAGTGCAGTCAGTACAATCAAGTTACAATCCCTTTGAAGATGAAGAAGATACTGGGAGTACTGTCAGTGAAAAGGAGGACAATAAGATCAAAAA TGTTAGCAGCTATGAGAAAAACCAAAGCTACCCTACAGATTGGTCTGATGAAGAGTCCAACAACCCCTTCTCCTCCACTGATGCAAATGGAGACACCAATCCCTTTGATGAAGACACCCCTCCTGCCATGGAGGTGAGAGTACGTGCACTCTATGACTATGAGGGCCAGGAGCAAGACGAGCTCAGCTTTAAGGCTG
- the PACSIN2 gene encoding protein kinase C and casein kinase substrate in neurons protein 2 isoform X2, translating to MSGSYDDSVGVEVSSDSFWEVGNYKRTVKRIDDGHRLCNDLMNCIHERARIEKVYAQQLTEWAKRWKQLVEKGPQYGTVERAWCAFMSEAEKVSELHLEVKGSLMNEDFEKIKNWQKEAFHKQMMGGFKETKEAEDGFRKAQKPWAKKLKEVEAAKKAYHAACKEEKLAISRETNSKADPALNPEQLKKLQDKVERSKQDVLKTKEKYEKSLKELDNATPQYMENMEQVFEQCQQFEEKRLRFFREVLLEVQKHLDLSNVASYKNIYRELEQNIKTADAVEDLRWFRANQGPGMSMNWPQFEEWSADLNRTLSRREKKKASDGVTLTGINQTGDQVSQPNKHSSVSSYEKNQSYPTDWSDEESNNPFSSTDANGDTNPFDEDTPPAMEVRVRALYDYEGQEQDELSFKAGDELTKIENEDEQGWCKGRLDNGQVGLYPANYVEPIQ from the exons ATGTCTGGCTCATATGATGATTCCGTTGGAGTAGAAGTTTCTAGTGATAGCTTCTGGGAG GTTGGAAATTACAAGAGGACAGTAAAACGAATTGATGATGGCCACAGACTTTGCAATGATCTCATGAACTGTATTCATGAACGGGCACGGATAGAGAAGGTCTATGCTCAGCAGCTCACAGAATGGGCTAAAAGGTGGAAGCAACTCGTGGAGAAAG GCCCACAGTATGGAACAGTAGAAAGGGCTTGGTGTGCTTTTATGTCAGAAGCTGAAAAAGTGAGTGAACTACATCTAGAAGTAAAAGGTTCACTGATGAATGAAGATTTTGAAAAAATCAAGAACTGGCAGAAGGAAGCCTTTCATAAGCAAATGATGGGAGGATTTAAGGAAACCAAAGAAGCAGAAGATGGATTTAGGAAAGCTCAGAAACCCTGGGCAAAAAAGCTGAAAGAG GTGGAAGCTGCTAAGAAAGCTTACCATGCTGCCTGCAAGGAGGAGAAACTGGCTATATCCAGAGAAACAAACAGCAAAGCTGATCCAGCACTGAATCCTGAACAACTCAAGAAATTACAAGACAAAGTGGAGAGAAGCAAACAAGATGTACTAAAG ACAAAAGAGAAGTATGAAAAGTCACTGAAAGAATTAGATAATGCCACTCCTCAGTATATGGAGAACATGGAGCAGGTAtttgagcagtgccagcagtttGAGGAAAAGCGGTTGCGTTTCTTCCGAGAAGTGTTACTGGAAGTCCAGAAACACCTTGACTTGTCCAACGTTGCAAG ttacaaAAATATCTACCGTGAGCTGGAACAGAATATCAAAACAGCAGATGCTGTTGAAGACTTGCGGTGGTTCAGAGCTAATCAAGGTCCAGGGATGTCAATGAATTGGCCTCAGTTTGAG GAGTGGTCTGCAGACCTGAATCGCACTCTCAgtagaagagaaaagaagaaggCTTCTGATGGAGTGACTCTGACTGGCATCAATCAGACAGGAGACCAAGTTTCACAGCCTAACAAACATAGCAG TGTTAGCAGCTATGAGAAAAACCAAAGCTACCCTACAGATTGGTCTGATGAAGAGTCCAACAACCCCTTCTCCTCCACTGATGCAAATGGAGACACCAATCCCTTTGATGAAGACACCCCTCCTGCCATGGAGGTGAGAGTACGTGCACTCTATGACTATGAGGGCCAGGAGCAAGACGAGCTCAGCTTTAAGGCTG